GATTCAAGCAGCTATTTTAAAATGTTTACGTATTTAGTTGAGTAATTAAATATGAATAAAAATTATCCTGTTTTGCTCTTTATTAAAAAGAATGAAATAGTTTTTTTTCTTCCATATGAAATTTTTTTGTTATTTTAAATTTTATTAATGAAAAGCTTATTTTTGTGTTATTGGTGGTTCTGTTGCAAACTTATCAAAATCCAAAGACTCCCCCGATTCTTAATTAATTTATCATGTCGCTCTGAATAGACTTTCAATTTCATCCCATGGGGAAAAGTCGAAAAGCGTAATTTCTCTTCGACTCTCTTTGTATAAAGCAGATACCACTTCAATACCTTTAATTGTTGTAGCTGCTGTGTAGGTAGATTGGAAATTCTTCACGGAAGTGAGTTTCCCTTTCACCTGTCGGTGATCTTGTTCTAAGATATTATTGAGATATTTGGACTTCCAGTGATTCACGTGTTGACCCAGAATGCCTGCTTCTTTCAGCTCTTTAATAGCTTTTAATGAGGGGGCATATTTATCTGTCACAATCGAACGTGGCTGCCCATAATCATGGATTAATCGCTTCATAAAGGCTTTTGTGGAGACGGTATCTCTATGATTTCGCAGCCACATATCTAGGGTATTCCCGTTAGAATCAATGGCTCGATATAGGTAACGATCTTTTCCTTTTACTTTCAGATACGTTTCATCAATCCGCCAGGATTTAGATAGCGTTCTTCGTTTGTTTCGTTTCTTCCATAAATGATAAAGAACTTTCCCGTATTGTTTATTCCAGCGGTAAATAGTGGTGTGATCCACGCCAATACTGAATTTACGCATAATTTTTGCACAATCACGATAACTCAAAGAAAAATGGTAATATAAGCCGATGGCTTCTATAATGATTCGGTAATCGTACTGTTTTCCTTTGAAGTGTTTTTTCATGAATGCGTCCTCCGATAACGTGATTTATTTCAAATTATACCGTAAAATTGGGTTCAGATAAACTTTGCAACAGAACCGTCAGAATCAGGGCATATTTTTATGAAGGCACTAGTTAAACGGTCTGAAATTTTGGAGAGTCCTTTTTCTTTGAATTTCTTGTTCAACAAGAGAATTTAATTCTAGCCACTCATTTGATGTTGGAGGAAAAGAGATATAGAAAATCGGTATATCCAATTGATTAAAAAAAGTTGGTGTATCTGTGACGATAATATCGGGACCATTATGTTGGTCATTATTATCAGTGAAATCAATTGTATAAGGGATATTTTTAATCAAGTCATTTTTCAAAATCTTTCGATAGATACTTTTATCAGAAAGAACTTGAATGCTGATTTGATTAATCTCAACAGCTGAATCAGATAAAGAAAATAAGAAAAAGAAGTAGGCCTTTAAACGATACGAACGAGTTTCTATAGGATAGGTTGGATAAATTCCTTGTTTTTCAATAGCTGAAAAAATTAGTAAATAACCATTAAATAAGTCTGGATTTAGTTGTTTTAGTTCATCTAATTGTAAA
This Carnobacterium maltaromaticum DSM 20342 DNA region includes the following protein-coding sequences:
- a CDS encoding IS6 family transposase produces the protein MKKHFKGKQYDYRIIIEAIGLYYHFSLSYRDCAKIMRKFSIGVDHTTIYRWNKQYGKVLYHLWKKRNKRRTLSKSWRIDETYLKVKGKDRYLYRAIDSNGNTLDMWLRNHRDTVSTKAFMKRLIHDYGQPRSIVTDKYAPSLKAIKELKEAGILGQHVNHWKSKYLNNILEQDHRQVKGKLTSVKNFQSTYTAATTIKGIEVVSALYKESRREITLFDFSPWDEIESLFRAT